The following are encoded in a window of Maridesulfovibrio ferrireducens genomic DNA:
- the lptE gene encoding LPS assembly lipoprotein LptE, which produces MIAINTVKRLLLLLCLVFFVSGCGYHNSASEPNRLPEAFREVAIAEVTNPTLERWLEPKIRSGLRDEITRRGQLTWVEKSKAEALFNIRIVSYSNGSRVLGDKDKTLKYDATLKVQMKVVDAADGHLIWNSGNVEVTESYYTGQEDATDQLVVKLLIRRLVDRMNQAY; this is translated from the coding sequence ATGATCGCCATTAACACCGTAAAACGACTCTTATTACTTCTATGTCTCGTTTTCTTCGTCAGCGGATGCGGTTATCATAATTCTGCGAGCGAACCTAACAGACTGCCTGAAGCGTTCCGGGAAGTTGCTATAGCTGAAGTGACCAACCCAACTCTTGAACGCTGGCTTGAACCTAAAATCAGATCCGGCCTCAGAGATGAAATCACACGCCGCGGACAGCTCACATGGGTTGAAAAATCAAAAGCAGAAGCACTTTTCAACATTAGAATTGTAAGTTATTCAAATGGCAGCCGCGTGCTCGGTGACAAAGACAAAACTCTGAAATATGACGCGACCCTCAAAGTCCAAATGAAAGTAGTTGATGCCGCTGACGGTCATCTCATCTGGAATTCCGGCAATGTTGAGGTTACGGAATCCTATTATACCGGACAGGAAGATGCTACAGATCAGCTAGTCGTAAAGCTTCTGATCCGCAGACTTGTCGACCGCATGAATCAGGCTTACTAA